A single Papilio machaon chromosome 12, ilPapMach1.1, whole genome shotgun sequence DNA region contains:
- the LOC106719157 gene encoding uncharacterized protein C16orf52 homolog A isoform X2, with the protein MWSCMTLYNRPQVCFTPDLQPEWLLALICILIGCVCITSTVILLASSHFDRNVIPYARWVGFAAMVAFCLAAVIFPMGFHVDEIGGQPYQLPNSHQVGISYILFVLSLWITVISELFAGKVCLPHF; encoded by the exons ATGTGGTCTTGTATGACCCTCTACAACAGACCCCAAGTATGTTTCACACCTGACCTTCAACCGGAATGGCTTCTAGCGCTAATATGTATCCTCATTGGATGTGTTTGTATAACAAGCACTGTTATCCTTTTAGCGTCAAGTCATTTTGATCGTAATGTTATTCCATATGCAAGATGGGTTGGATTTGCTGCCA tGGTGGCATTTTGCCTTGCTGCAGTTATTTTCCCCATGGGCTTCCATGTGGATGAAATTGGTGGGCAGCCATATCAACTTCCTAATAGTCACCAAGTTGGTATATCATACATATTGTTTGTGCTGTCTTTATGGATAACTGTAATATCAGAGTTGTTTGCAGGGAAAGTATGTTTACctcatttttaa
- the LOC106719157 gene encoding uncharacterized protein C16orf52 homolog A isoform X1 encodes MDKLTVISGTLFMAADVFAIVSLAMPDWIITDVGGDTRLGLMWSCMTLYNRPQVCFTPDLQPEWLLALICILIGCVCITSTVILLASSHFDRNVIPYARWVGFAAMVAFCLAAVIFPMGFHVDEIGGQPYQLPNSHQVGISYILFVLSLWITVISELFAGKVCLPHF; translated from the exons ATGGATAAATTAACTGTTATATCAGGAACTTTGTTCATGGCAGCAGATGTTTTTGCAATCGTAAGTCTGGCTATGCCAGATTGGATAATTACTGATGTAGGAg gtgATACGCGTCTTGGCTTAATGTGGTCTTGTATGACCCTCTACAACAGACCCCAAGTATGTTTCACACCTGACCTTCAACCGGAATGGCTTCTAGCGCTAATATGTATCCTCATTGGATGTGTTTGTATAACAAGCACTGTTATCCTTTTAGCGTCAAGTCATTTTGATCGTAATGTTATTCCATATGCAAGATGGGTTGGATTTGCTGCCA tGGTGGCATTTTGCCTTGCTGCAGTTATTTTCCCCATGGGCTTCCATGTGGATGAAATTGGTGGGCAGCCATATCAACTTCCTAATAGTCACCAAGTTGGTATATCATACATATTGTTTGTGCTGTCTTTATGGATAACTGTAATATCAGAGTTGTTTGCAGGGAAAGTATGTTTACctcatttttaa
- the LOC106719184 gene encoding leukocyte receptor cluster member 8 homolog: MSENTPKEPPLQNMDMWMSNPNMWMYGMHPSYNGYHGGMYPPFYNNQYYNTMRPNGGFHNNDHHQGNFVHPNFSKPPPSAPLLGMSPLDTNRPFYSQPPIRFNLNNNRKSAPIPPNENPLLVNNNAKKKRKKANKSNDETETDVLPPLPDHPPPLPPCPPPDLPPPPPLEVPLPPPLATEDIPEPLEEQIHVGNKEQELNKNEQQENSMFLPSSTICPTANGTWPENLERYIKRCYEKCRTTFDRDQIDICLKGRITAAANKDEIWTRNWDEEPIPSVHSERNNLSVKPVKGSLSLYQNSESLSDSKPKSGPASRGYSAHKSPQQRRRRHSRSRSKSRSPRKHTSTSSTSSDEFEDKKVLKNKNRQKVKDRLSLDQKKTNKYNKNGKKKNFNQFAVEHVQVNAEKLQKRAERFANSNVPSVASSIQINNCKLDPSPRRPFIHDTEGDYDLNNVHIVGTCSDIEKSFLRLTKAPEACEVRPVSVLRSSLKNVKEKWIEKQDYRYACDQLKSIRQDLTVQGVRDGFTVEVYETHARIALERGDHEEFNQCQTQLKMLYSELPDCRANAAEFTAYRILYYVFTKNTLDLTTIFQFLTKEDRENECIKHALLTRCAWATGNLHKFFLLYKTAPLMAGYLMDWFVERERKQYMKYIIKSYRQSVPVDFIVRELAFESTPKALKFLNKFSLIYTGSNQTELDCKASLPAIASI, from the exons atgtcTGAAAACACGCCCAAGGAGCCCCCCTTACAGAATATGGATATGTGGATGTCTAATCCAAATATGTGGATGTACGGTATGCATCCTTCATATAATGGATATCACGGCGGAATGTATCCGCCGTTTTACAACAATCAGTATTATAATACCATGCGTCCCAACGGTGGTTTTCATAACAACGATCATCATCAAGGAAATTTTGTCCATCCTAATTTCTCGAAACCTCCGCCATCCGCACCTCTTCTTGGAATGTCACCTCTTGACACAAATCGTCCATTTTATTCTCAACCTCCGatcagatttaatttaaacaataacagaAAATCAGCTCCTATTCCTCCTAATGAAAATCCTCTTCTTGTTAACAATAATGCAAAGAAAAAGCGTAAAAAGGCCAATAAATCGAATGATGAGACAGAAACAGATGTGTTACCTCCTCTTCCCGATCATCCTCCGCCCTTGCCCCCATGTCCACCACCAGACCTTCCACCTCCTCCTCCTCTTGAAGTACCTTTACCTCCCCCTTTAGCCACAGAAGACATTCCCGAGCCATTAGAAGAACAAATTCATGTGGGTAATAAGGAACaggaattgaataaaaatgaacaacAAGAAAATTCTATGTTCCTGCCATCCTCCACAATTTGTCCAACAGCAAATGGGACATGGCCTGAAAATTTAGAAAGGTATATTAAAAGATGTTATGAAAAATGTCGAACAACTTTTGACCGTGATCAAATTGATATATGCTTAAAGGGACGTATTACTGCAGCTGCAAACAAAGATGAAATATGGACCAGAAATTGGGATGAGGAACCAATTCCAAGTGTCCATAGTGAACGTAATAATTTGTCAGTGAAGCCCGTTAAGGGCTCATTgtctttatatcaaaattcaGAGAGCCTTTCAGATAGTAAGCCCAAGTCAGGTCCAGCAAGCAGAGGTTACAGTGCACACAAAAGCCCTCAGCAAAGGCGCCGGCGTCATTCCAGAAGCAGATCTAAATCTAGAAGTCCAAGGAAACATACAAG tacATCTTCAACATCCAGTGATGAATTTGAGGataagaaagttttaaaaaataagaatcgGCAAAAGGTTAAAGATAGATTATCATTAGAtcagaaaaaaacaaacaagtataataaaaatggcaAGAAGAAAAATTTCAATCAATTTGCTGTTGAGCATGTACAGGTTAATGCAGAGAAACTGCAGAAGCGTGCAGAAAGATTTGCAAACTCAAATGTACCTAGTGTTGCTAGCTCTATACAAATCAACAACTGTAAATTGGATCCGAGTCCAAGGAGACCATTCATTCATGATACTGAAGGAGATTATGACCTAAATAATGTACACATCGTAGGTACATGCTCTGATATTGAAAAGTCATTTTTGAGATTAACAAAAGCTCCAGAAGCATGTGAAGTGAGACCTGTTTCTGTTTTGAGAAGTTCACTTAAAAATGTGAAAGAAAAATGGATAGAGAAACAGGATTACCGATATGCTTGTGACCAGCTGAAATCTATAAGACAGGATCTAACA GTTCAAGGTGTGAGAGATGGTTTTACTGTAGAAGTCTATGAAACACATGCAAGGATAGCATTGGAGAGAGGTGACCATGAGGAGTTCAATCAGTGCCAAACACAGCTGAAAATGCTGTACTCAGAGTTACCAGATTGCAGAGCCAATGCCGCTGAATTTACTGCATATAggatattatattatgtattcacAAAAAATACTCTAG atcTGACAACAATATTCCAGTTTCTTACAAAAGAGGACAGAGAAAATGAATGTATTAAACATGCCCTACTCACTAGGTGTGCTTGGGCAACTGGGAATCTTCATAAATTCTTCTTGTTGTACAAGACAGCTCCCCTGATGGCTGGCTACCTCATGGACTGGTTTGTGGAGCGGGAGAGGAAGCAATACATGAAGTACATCATAAAGTC CTACAGGCAGTCAGTTCCTGTGGACTTCATTGTTCGAGAGCTGGCGTTTGAGTCTACTCCCAAGGCCttaaaattcttaaacaaATTTTCGTTAATATACACTGGCAGCAATCAAACTGAACTGGATTGCAAAGCCAGCCTCCCAGCTATTGCaagtatttaa
- the LOC106719185 gene encoding vacuolar protein sorting-associated protein 8 homolog — MDLLKTPSIQSLLDSDLESVESLHYIDFEELDEVEYALPASEAPTLAEALSAEDGGFDDNNDKNKMVKESVTCSALQVEFLQAISQQLTQAQERSLAGAATALSVGSTGKTTVGTAHGHILSFQDQTLRWVCDANENCGAVTCLAYNNDSTRLLAGYARGLIFQYESVRGVILRRVTLGGETWGALRVTWAGTSGLALDTGGSVWLMKFSRPLGVRSARVSCLFSGARGEVVVMSARDARILALATLSRVIIVAGGRAAGVRLEGPPDTLPVLEWCESDNRILVCARFNTLQWLSIDITGTSIVLRPVQKVELNATPLWMGWLGGSLAIFDSNENLRLWGDDNDKPLDLSNIEPVYSSAFFKGLWTDGRVSLAMCKAGESALAGICVAEGALSILGRKGIMRVRPRDILARTRAFVSSGRHLQALRLLCAAQDPNAKTVATDLVHMLAERPHILSNKNVAVQTIKLCLKFELIEELWSNLWENCSSEKAFVEALGDAIVRGEFSAAPPSPDYTQALIERLAEFEPELVERVVASVPLTALDPHRASVFTREKGLWRGVGAIAAAIDGSSGAMRTLSAYVSSACEARAGGRCSCAGGALLLAAADALAGRGAAGRPLPEHARPLARHDALHALLHDMGSDESPLAVLVRHEAAAAVQLLEQGARDPPFAGPLAKQNRLRVARALLALALAPPSEPDVQDPACQIEILDFISGQLQSGALPLDQEVVSGVRQLAAAAEGERADRAWLGVVTRLRAQRDHALAAYRDAIPRPRVLWRFDVLLDRHDNVLQEFFKIEHPSSLDLDELIEYIRSRFQVDDAIKTRLQPYLKSLIELRPQASAAIIKDHYETSIANIFSTLEGECALEFGRRLLDMASLKGDAAAIYLRRLCTLRPTEVKKFLENGAGVVRPEDALAIIKELGPKEAEPACLEATGDPSGALDAMLDLISSNDNTKAARIAEACELCVRVAPSAPPDVSAEMWTRLLRRVDEVPPSLLFEAIAYLPVDELLVKTCDSPKVALTILESGAGRLRVWECAKRIAEQECHGALASALAKARRGLAVRGDCLQCGERLVSRMAARSAHCSRAVHADCDGQTVCTTCGKSIPTEVYVLPPLGRRLFSSIPQDNPLLLTAPPRPDLEGVA; from the exons ATGGATTTGTTGAAAACACCGTCAATTCAATCTTTACTAGATTCTGATTTAGAATCAGTTGAAAGTCTGCATTATATCGACTTTGAAGAg CTTGATGAAGTTGAATATGCATTGCCAGCAAGTGAAGCACCTACTTTAGCAGAAGCTCTGTCTGCAGAAGATGGAGGATTTGATGACAACAATGATAAGAATAAAATGGTCAAAGAGTCAGTGACCTGTTCAGCACTGCAAGTGGAATTTCTGCAAGCTATATCTCAACAGTTGACTCAGGCTCAA GAAAGATCACTAGCTGGAGCAGCTACCGCCCTCAGTGTCGGCTCTACTGGGAAGACCACAGTAGGGACAGCTCATGGTCATATACTGTCATTCCAAGATCAAACATTGAGATGGGTTTGTGACGCCAATGAGAATTGCGGCGCAGTGACATGTTTAGCGTACAATAATGACAGTACGCGACTTTTGGCCGGATACGCAAGGGGACTTATCTTTCAATATGAAAGCGTAAGAGGAGTTATTTTGAGACGCGTCACACTCGGTGGCGAGACGTGGGGCGCTCTGCGAGTAACGTGGGCAGGGACCTCCGGCCTCGCACTGGATACAGGTGGTTCAGTCTGGTTAATGAAGTTCTCACGTCCGCTTGGCGTTCGCTCCGCTCGAGTCTCGTGCCTTTTCTCCGGCGCGCGAGGCGAGGTGGTTGTAATGTCTGCACGGGACGCCCGAATCTTGGCTTTAGCGACACTATCTCGAGTGATAATAGTCGCCGGAGGTCGAGCAGCGGGAGTCCGACTTGAAGGACCACCGGACACTCTCCCAGTTTTAGAGTGGTGCGAATCCGATAATAGGATCCTGGTGTGTGCGCGATTTAACACGTTACAGTGGTTATCTATAGATATAACGGGCACAAGTATAGTTTTGCGGCCAGTACAAAAAGTAGAGTTGAACGCGACGCCTCTCTGGATGGGCTGGCTCGGTGGTAGCCTCGCTATATTCGACTCTAACGAAAATCTTCGACTGTGGGGCGATGATAACGATAAGCCCCTAGATCTCTCTAATATTGAGCCAGTATATTCGTCAGCATTTTTCAAG gGTCTTTGGACGGATGGTCGCGTGTCTCTTGCGATGTGCAAAGCTGGAGAAAGTGCTTTAGCGGGGATTTGCGTTGCGGAAGGCGCGCTGTCAATTCTCGGTCGCAAAGGGATAATGCGAGTTCGTCCTCGGGACATACTAGCAAGGACTCGGGCGTTCGTCTCGTCCGGCCGGCACCTGCAGGCGCTGCGACTGCTCTGCGCCGCACAGGACCCCAACGCCAAGACAGTAGCCACTGATCTCGTCCATATGCTGGCAGAAAGGCCCCACATATTGAGCAACAAAAATGTCGCTGTTCAGACCATTAAACTATGTTTGAAGTTCGAATTAAT cGAGGAACTATGGTCAAATTTGTGGGAGAATTGCTCCAGTGAAAAAGCTTTTGTGGAAGCGTTGGGCGATGCAATTGTGCGCGGAGAGTTTTCTGCCGCGCCGCCCTCACCTGATTACACACAA GCACTGATAGAGAGGCTGGCGGAGTTCGAGCCGGAGCTGGTAGAACGCGTAGTGGCGTCGGTGCCGCTCACGGCGCTGGACCCGCACCGAGCCAGCGTCTTCACCAGGGAGAAGGGCTTGTGGCGCGGCGTCGGCGCTATCGCCGCTGCTATAG ACGGCAGTAGTGGTGCAATGCGCACGCTGTCCGCGTACGTGTCGAGCGCGTGCGAGGCGCGTGCGGGCGGACGCTGCAGCTGCGCGGGAGGTGCACTACTGCTGGCGGCGGCGGACGCGCTGGCGGGCCGCGGCGCCGCCGGTCGCCCGCTGCCCGAGCACGCTCGCCCGCTCGCCCGGCACGACGCCCTGCACGCACTACTGCACGAT ATGGGCAGCGACGAGTCCCCACTGGCGGTGTTGGTGCGGCAcgaggcggcggcggcggtgcaGCTGCTGGAGCAGGGCGCGCGCGACCCGCCCTTCGCCGGTCCGCTCGCCAAACAGAACCGACTGCGTGTCGCCCGCGCGCTGCTCGCACTAGCCCTCGCGCCTCCCTCCGAACCCGACGTGCAG GATCCCGCCTGCCAGATTGAGATACTTGACTTTATAAGTGGACAACTTCAGTCGGGCGCTCTGCCGCTGGACCAGGAGGTAGTGAGCGGCGTCCGGCAGCTGGCCGCGGCGGCCGAGGGCGAGCGCGCCGACCGCGCCTGGCTCGGCGTCGTGACGCGTCTGCGCGCGCAGCGGGACCACGCCCTCGCCGCCTACAGGGACGCCATACCCCGCCCGAGAGTACTGTGGCGATTCGACGTCCTGCTCGATCGCCACGATAATGTTCTACAagagttttttaaaatagaacatCCTTCCTCGTTAGATCTGGACGAACTCATCGAATATATCCGATCGAGATTCCAAGTGGACGACGCCATAAAGACCCGCTTGCAGCCCTATCTGAAATCTCTTATTGAATTACGACCGCAGGCGTCCGCGGCTATAATCAAGGACCATTATGAAACATCGATAGCTAATATTTTCAGCACGCTAGAAGGGGAGTGCGCCCTCGAATTCGGGCGGCGACTTCTGGACATGGCGAGCCTCAAGGGCGACGCGGCGGCGATATATCTCCGGAGGCTGTGCACGTTGCGGCCTACGGAGGTGAAAAAATTCTTAGAGAACGGCGCCGGTGTAGTTCGACCCGAGGACGCTTTGGCTATAATCAAGGAGCTCGGTCCGAAAGAGGCCGAGCCGGCGTGTCTCGAGGCGACGGGCGACCCCTCCGGCGCGCTCGATGCGATGTTGGACCTGATTTCGTCGAACGACAACACCAAAGCGGCGCGCATTGCGGAAGCGTGCGAGTTGTGCGTACGCGTCGCGCCGAGTGCGCCGCCCGACGTCTCCGCGGAGATGTGGACGCGGCTGCTGCGGCGAGTCGACGAGGTGCCCCCCTCCTTGCTATTCGAGGCGATAGCCTATTTGCCAGTGGACGAACTATTGGTGAAAACCTGTGATTCTCCAAAAGTGGCACTAACCATACTGGAGAGTGGCGCGGGGAGGTTGCGCGTGTGGGAATGCGCGAAACGAATAGCAGAGCAGGAGTGTCACGGCGCTTTGGCGAGCGCGCTGGCGAAGGCGCGAAGAGGCCTGGCGGTGCGAGGCGACTGCCTGCAGTGCGGCGAGAGACTGGTGTCGCGAATGGCCGCGCGCTCGGCGCACTGCTCGCGAGCCGTGCACGCGGATTGTGACGGACAAACCGTCTGCACAACTTGCGGCAAAAGTATTCCCACTGAGGTGTACGTGTTGCCGCCTCTCGGTCGCCGCCTGTTCTCCTCCATACCTCAGGACAATCCGCTGCTATTGACTGCGCCTCCTAGACCGGACCTCGAAGGCGTcgcgtaa